Proteins from a genomic interval of Panthera uncia isolate 11264 chromosome C1 unlocalized genomic scaffold, Puncia_PCG_1.0 HiC_scaffold_4, whole genome shotgun sequence:
- the H6PD gene encoding GDH/6PGL endoplasmic bifunctional protein isoform X1 has translation MLYLSRNLHERKSCYKLSSLQSESPLLGALHSFAEVTMHSPVPAVGGRSHGCKQRFETERGGPAIACSLIPISRLLGSESETDQAAHFTDVEERGPRRHPGCWKMLTVVMCVALLGCLQAQELRGHVSVILLGATGDLARKYLWRGLFQLYLDEAGKDYSFSFHGAALTSTKQGQAFIAKVLESLSCPEDVAPDRCSELKGQFQRLSAYRHLATREDYMALSKDIEAQVQRGGLREAGRIFYFSVPPFAYADIARNINSSCRPGPGAWLRVVLEKPFGHDHLSAQQLATELGGFFREEEMYRVDHYLGKQAVAQILPFRDQNRKALDGLWSRHHVERVEIIMKETVDAEGRTSFYEEYGVIRDVLQNHLTEVLTLVAMELPHNISSSESVLQHKLRAFRALRGLQKGSAVLGQYQAYSEQVRREQQKPDSFHSLTPTFAGVLVHMDNLRWEGVPFILMSGKALDERVGYVRILFRNQAYCVQNDEHWVADQSQCLPRQIVFYIGHGELGSPAVLVSRNLFGPSLPPESWKELGARPGLRLFGRPLSDFYAYSPVREQDAYSVLISRIFHGRKDSFVTTENLLASWGFWTPLLDSLAHEVPRLYPGGAENGHLLDFEFGGARLCFSQQQPERLVPGPGPAPMPSGFQVLKAKYRESPLISAWPEELIAKLADDIEATAVRAVRRFGAFHLALSGGSSPVPLFQQLATRHYGFPWAHTHLWLVDERCVPLWDPESNFQHLQTHLLQHIRVPYYNIHPMPVHLRQRLCAEEDQGAQTYASEISALVANSSFDLVLLGMGADGHTASLFPQSPSGLDGEQLVVLTESPSRPFQRMSLSLPLINRARKVAVLVMGRVKREITMLVSRVGHEPKKWPISGVLPSSGQLVWYMDYEAFLG, from the exons ATGCTCTACCTCTCGCGGAACcttcatgaaagaaaaagctGCTACAAGCTTTCTTCTCTGCAGTCAGAATCCCCTCTCCTGGGTGCTCTGCACTCTTTCGCAGAGGTGACCATGCATTCTCCTGTCCCTGCAGTGGGAGGAAG GTCACACGGGTGTAAGCAGAGATTTGAAACTGAACGTGGAGGCCCGGCAATAGCGTGCTCTCTGATCCCTATATCACGACTTCTGGGCTCTGAAAGTGAGACGGACCAAGCTGCTCATTTTACAGACGTAGAAGAGCGAGGCCCGAGGAG gcaccctggctgTTGGAAGATGCTCACAGTGGTGATGTGCGTGGCCCTCCTGGGGTGCCTGCAGGCCCAGGAGCTCCGGGGACACGTCTCTGTCATCCTGCTGGGAGCAACCGGGGACCTGGCCAGGAAATACTTATGGCGGGGGCTGTTCCAGCTGTACCTGGATGAGGCGGGGAAGGACTACAGTTTCAGCTTCCATGGGGCTGCCCTGACGTCCACCAAGCAGGGCCAAGCGTTCATAGCCAAGGTCCTGGAGTCCCTCTCCTGCCCGGAGGACGTGGCACCCGACCGCTGCTCCGAACTCAAGGGCCAGTTCCAGCGGCTGAGTGCGTACCGCCACCTGGCGACGCGTGAGGACTATATGGCCCTGAGCAAGGACATTGAGGCACAGGTCCAACGCGGGGGCCTCCGGGAGGCCGGCAGGATCTTCTACTTCTCGGTGCCACCCTTTGCCTATGCGGACATTGCCCGCAACATTAACAGCAGCTGCCGCCCGGGCCCGGGCGCCTGGCTGCGGGTTGTCCTCGAGAAGCCCTTCGGCCATGACCACCTCTCAGCCCAGCAGCTGGCCACGGAACTCGGGGGCTTTTTCCGAGAGGAGGAGATGTACCGGGTGGACCATTACCTGGGCAAGCAG GCCGTGGCTCAGATCCTGCCTTTCCGAGACCAGAACCGCAAGGCCTTGGACGGCCTCTGGAGCCGGCACCATGTGGAGCGGGTGGAGATCATCATGAAGGAGACTGTGGATGCCGAGG GCCGCACCAGCTTCTACGAGGAGTACGGCGTCATTCGCGACGTGCTCCAGAACCACCTGACCGAGGTCCTCACCCTCGTGGCCATGGAGCTGCCCCACAACATCAGCAGCTCAGAGTCTGTGCTCCAGCACAAGCTCCGGGCCTTCCGGGCTCTGCGGGGCCTGCAGAAGGGCAGCGCCGTCCTGGGCCAGTACCAGGCATACAGCGAGCAGGTGCGCAGAGAGCAGCAGAAGCCGGACAGCTTCCACAGCCTGACGCCGACCTTCGCAG GCGTCCTCGTTCACATGGACAACCTTCGCTGGGAGGGCGTCCCTTTCATCCTGATGTCCGGCAAAGCCTTGGATGAGAGAGTGGGCTACGTTCGCATCTTGTTCAGGAACCAGGCTTACTGCGTCCAGAACGACGAGCACTGGGTCGCCGACCAGAGCCAGTGCCTCCCTCGGCAGATCGTCTTCTACATCGGACACGGTGAGCTGGGCAGCCCTGCTGTGCTGGTCAGTCGGAACCTGTTcgggccctccctgccccccgagAGCTGGAAGGAGCTGGGGGCCCGGCCGGGGCTCCGCCTCTTCGGCCGCCCGCTGTCCGATTTCTATGCCTACAGCCCCGTGAGGGAGCAGGACGCCTACTCCGTCCTCATATCTCGCATCTTCCACGGCCGAAAGGACTCCTTCGTCACCACGGAGAACCTGCTGGCCTCCTGGGGCTTCTGGACCCCCCTGCTGGACAGCCTGGCCCACGAGGTCCCGCGCCTCTACCCGGGAGGCGCTGAGAACGGGCACCTGTTGGACTTCGAGTTCGGCGGCGCCCGGCTGTGCTTCTCGCAGCAGCAGCCGGAGCGGCTGGTGCCGGGCCCCGGCCCCGCGCCGATGCCCAGCGGCTTCCAGGTTCTCAAGGCCAAGTACCGAGAGAGCCCGCTGATCTCGGCCTGGCCCGAGGAGCTGATCGCGAAGCTGGCCGACGACATCGAGGCCACGGCCGTGCGGGCCGTGCGGCGCTTTGGCGCGTTCCACCTGGCGCTGTCCGGCGGCTCGAGCCCCGTGCCCCTGTTCCAGCAGCTGGCCACCAGGCACTACGGCTTCCCCTGGGCCCACACGCACCTGTGGCTGGTGGACGAGCGCTGCGTCCCGCTCTGGGACCCCGAGTCCAACTTCCAGCACCTGCAGACCCACCTGCTCCAGCACATCAGGGTCCCCTACTACAACATTCACCCCATGCCCGTGCATCTGCGCCAGCGGCTGTGCGCCGAGGAGGACCAGGGCGCCCAGACGTACGCCAGCGAGATCTCGGCCCTGGTGGCCAACAGCAGCTTCGACCTGGTGCTGCTGGGCATGGGCGCGGACGGGCACACGGCCTCCCTCTTCCCGCAGTCGCCCAGCGGCCTGGACGGCGAGCAGCTGGTCGTGCTGACCGAGAGCCCCTCCAGGCCGTTCCAGCGCATGAGCCTCAGCCTGCCCCTCATCAACCGCGCCAGGAAGGTGGCGGTCCTGGTCATGGGCAGGGTGAAGCGTGAGATCACCATGCTGGTGAGCCGCGTGGGCCACGAGCCCAAGAAATGGCCCATTTCGGGCGTCCTGCCTAGTTCCGGCCAGCTGGTTTGGTACATGGACTATGAGGCGTTTCTGGGATGA
- the H6PD gene encoding GDH/6PGL endoplasmic bifunctional protein isoform X3, translating to MLTVVMCVALLGCLQAQELRGHVSVILLGATGDLARKYLWRGLFQLYLDEAGKDYSFSFHGAALTSTKQGQAFIAKVLESLSCPEDVAPDRCSELKGQFQRLSAYRHLATREDYMALSKDIEAQVQRGGLREAGRIFYFSVPPFAYADIARNINSSCRPGPGAWLRVVLEKPFGHDHLSAQQLATELGGFFREEEMYRVDHYLGKQAVAQILPFRDQNRKALDGLWSRHHVERVEIIMKETVDAEGRTSFYEEYGVIRDVLQNHLTEVLTLVAMELPHNISSSESVLQHKLRAFRALRGLQKGSAVLGQYQAYSEQVRREQQKPDSFHSLTPTFAGVLVHMDNLRWEGVPFILMSGKALDERVGYVRILFRNQAYCVQNDEHWVADQSQCLPRQIVFYIGHGELGSPAVLVSRNLFGPSLPPESWKELGARPGLRLFGRPLSDFYAYSPVREQDAYSVLISRIFHGRKDSFVTTENLLASWGFWTPLLDSLAHEVPRLYPGGAENGHLLDFEFGGARLCFSQQQPERLVPGPGPAPMPSGFQVLKAKYRESPLISAWPEELIAKLADDIEATAVRAVRRFGAFHLALSGGSSPVPLFQQLATRHYGFPWAHTHLWLVDERCVPLWDPESNFQHLQTHLLQHIRVPYYNIHPMPVHLRQRLCAEEDQGAQTYASEISALVANSSFDLVLLGMGADGHTASLFPQSPSGLDGEQLVVLTESPSRPFQRMSLSLPLINRARKVAVLVMGRVKREITMLVSRVGHEPKKWPISGVLPSSGQLVWYMDYEAFLG from the exons ATGCTCACAGTGGTGATGTGCGTGGCCCTCCTGGGGTGCCTGCAGGCCCAGGAGCTCCGGGGACACGTCTCTGTCATCCTGCTGGGAGCAACCGGGGACCTGGCCAGGAAATACTTATGGCGGGGGCTGTTCCAGCTGTACCTGGATGAGGCGGGGAAGGACTACAGTTTCAGCTTCCATGGGGCTGCCCTGACGTCCACCAAGCAGGGCCAAGCGTTCATAGCCAAGGTCCTGGAGTCCCTCTCCTGCCCGGAGGACGTGGCACCCGACCGCTGCTCCGAACTCAAGGGCCAGTTCCAGCGGCTGAGTGCGTACCGCCACCTGGCGACGCGTGAGGACTATATGGCCCTGAGCAAGGACATTGAGGCACAGGTCCAACGCGGGGGCCTCCGGGAGGCCGGCAGGATCTTCTACTTCTCGGTGCCACCCTTTGCCTATGCGGACATTGCCCGCAACATTAACAGCAGCTGCCGCCCGGGCCCGGGCGCCTGGCTGCGGGTTGTCCTCGAGAAGCCCTTCGGCCATGACCACCTCTCAGCCCAGCAGCTGGCCACGGAACTCGGGGGCTTTTTCCGAGAGGAGGAGATGTACCGGGTGGACCATTACCTGGGCAAGCAG GCCGTGGCTCAGATCCTGCCTTTCCGAGACCAGAACCGCAAGGCCTTGGACGGCCTCTGGAGCCGGCACCATGTGGAGCGGGTGGAGATCATCATGAAGGAGACTGTGGATGCCGAGG GCCGCACCAGCTTCTACGAGGAGTACGGCGTCATTCGCGACGTGCTCCAGAACCACCTGACCGAGGTCCTCACCCTCGTGGCCATGGAGCTGCCCCACAACATCAGCAGCTCAGAGTCTGTGCTCCAGCACAAGCTCCGGGCCTTCCGGGCTCTGCGGGGCCTGCAGAAGGGCAGCGCCGTCCTGGGCCAGTACCAGGCATACAGCGAGCAGGTGCGCAGAGAGCAGCAGAAGCCGGACAGCTTCCACAGCCTGACGCCGACCTTCGCAG GCGTCCTCGTTCACATGGACAACCTTCGCTGGGAGGGCGTCCCTTTCATCCTGATGTCCGGCAAAGCCTTGGATGAGAGAGTGGGCTACGTTCGCATCTTGTTCAGGAACCAGGCTTACTGCGTCCAGAACGACGAGCACTGGGTCGCCGACCAGAGCCAGTGCCTCCCTCGGCAGATCGTCTTCTACATCGGACACGGTGAGCTGGGCAGCCCTGCTGTGCTGGTCAGTCGGAACCTGTTcgggccctccctgccccccgagAGCTGGAAGGAGCTGGGGGCCCGGCCGGGGCTCCGCCTCTTCGGCCGCCCGCTGTCCGATTTCTATGCCTACAGCCCCGTGAGGGAGCAGGACGCCTACTCCGTCCTCATATCTCGCATCTTCCACGGCCGAAAGGACTCCTTCGTCACCACGGAGAACCTGCTGGCCTCCTGGGGCTTCTGGACCCCCCTGCTGGACAGCCTGGCCCACGAGGTCCCGCGCCTCTACCCGGGAGGCGCTGAGAACGGGCACCTGTTGGACTTCGAGTTCGGCGGCGCCCGGCTGTGCTTCTCGCAGCAGCAGCCGGAGCGGCTGGTGCCGGGCCCCGGCCCCGCGCCGATGCCCAGCGGCTTCCAGGTTCTCAAGGCCAAGTACCGAGAGAGCCCGCTGATCTCGGCCTGGCCCGAGGAGCTGATCGCGAAGCTGGCCGACGACATCGAGGCCACGGCCGTGCGGGCCGTGCGGCGCTTTGGCGCGTTCCACCTGGCGCTGTCCGGCGGCTCGAGCCCCGTGCCCCTGTTCCAGCAGCTGGCCACCAGGCACTACGGCTTCCCCTGGGCCCACACGCACCTGTGGCTGGTGGACGAGCGCTGCGTCCCGCTCTGGGACCCCGAGTCCAACTTCCAGCACCTGCAGACCCACCTGCTCCAGCACATCAGGGTCCCCTACTACAACATTCACCCCATGCCCGTGCATCTGCGCCAGCGGCTGTGCGCCGAGGAGGACCAGGGCGCCCAGACGTACGCCAGCGAGATCTCGGCCCTGGTGGCCAACAGCAGCTTCGACCTGGTGCTGCTGGGCATGGGCGCGGACGGGCACACGGCCTCCCTCTTCCCGCAGTCGCCCAGCGGCCTGGACGGCGAGCAGCTGGTCGTGCTGACCGAGAGCCCCTCCAGGCCGTTCCAGCGCATGAGCCTCAGCCTGCCCCTCATCAACCGCGCCAGGAAGGTGGCGGTCCTGGTCATGGGCAGGGTGAAGCGTGAGATCACCATGCTGGTGAGCCGCGTGGGCCACGAGCCCAAGAAATGGCCCATTTCGGGCGTCCTGCCTAGTTCCGGCCAGCTGGTTTGGTACATGGACTATGAGGCGTTTCTGGGATGA
- the H6PD gene encoding GDH/6PGL endoplasmic bifunctional protein isoform X2, producing MKEKAATSFLLCSQNPLSWVLCTLSQRSHGCKQRFETERGGPAIACSLIPISRLLGSESETDQAAHFTDVEERGPRRHPGCWKMLTVVMCVALLGCLQAQELRGHVSVILLGATGDLARKYLWRGLFQLYLDEAGKDYSFSFHGAALTSTKQGQAFIAKVLESLSCPEDVAPDRCSELKGQFQRLSAYRHLATREDYMALSKDIEAQVQRGGLREAGRIFYFSVPPFAYADIARNINSSCRPGPGAWLRVVLEKPFGHDHLSAQQLATELGGFFREEEMYRVDHYLGKQAVAQILPFRDQNRKALDGLWSRHHVERVEIIMKETVDAEGRTSFYEEYGVIRDVLQNHLTEVLTLVAMELPHNISSSESVLQHKLRAFRALRGLQKGSAVLGQYQAYSEQVRREQQKPDSFHSLTPTFAGVLVHMDNLRWEGVPFILMSGKALDERVGYVRILFRNQAYCVQNDEHWVADQSQCLPRQIVFYIGHGELGSPAVLVSRNLFGPSLPPESWKELGARPGLRLFGRPLSDFYAYSPVREQDAYSVLISRIFHGRKDSFVTTENLLASWGFWTPLLDSLAHEVPRLYPGGAENGHLLDFEFGGARLCFSQQQPERLVPGPGPAPMPSGFQVLKAKYRESPLISAWPEELIAKLADDIEATAVRAVRRFGAFHLALSGGSSPVPLFQQLATRHYGFPWAHTHLWLVDERCVPLWDPESNFQHLQTHLLQHIRVPYYNIHPMPVHLRQRLCAEEDQGAQTYASEISALVANSSFDLVLLGMGADGHTASLFPQSPSGLDGEQLVVLTESPSRPFQRMSLSLPLINRARKVAVLVMGRVKREITMLVSRVGHEPKKWPISGVLPSSGQLVWYMDYEAFLG from the exons atgaaagaaaaagctGCTACAAGCTTTCTTCTCTGCAGTCAGAATCCCCTCTCCTGGGTGCTCTGCACTCTTTCGCAGAG GTCACACGGGTGTAAGCAGAGATTTGAAACTGAACGTGGAGGCCCGGCAATAGCGTGCTCTCTGATCCCTATATCACGACTTCTGGGCTCTGAAAGTGAGACGGACCAAGCTGCTCATTTTACAGACGTAGAAGAGCGAGGCCCGAGGAG gcaccctggctgTTGGAAGATGCTCACAGTGGTGATGTGCGTGGCCCTCCTGGGGTGCCTGCAGGCCCAGGAGCTCCGGGGACACGTCTCTGTCATCCTGCTGGGAGCAACCGGGGACCTGGCCAGGAAATACTTATGGCGGGGGCTGTTCCAGCTGTACCTGGATGAGGCGGGGAAGGACTACAGTTTCAGCTTCCATGGGGCTGCCCTGACGTCCACCAAGCAGGGCCAAGCGTTCATAGCCAAGGTCCTGGAGTCCCTCTCCTGCCCGGAGGACGTGGCACCCGACCGCTGCTCCGAACTCAAGGGCCAGTTCCAGCGGCTGAGTGCGTACCGCCACCTGGCGACGCGTGAGGACTATATGGCCCTGAGCAAGGACATTGAGGCACAGGTCCAACGCGGGGGCCTCCGGGAGGCCGGCAGGATCTTCTACTTCTCGGTGCCACCCTTTGCCTATGCGGACATTGCCCGCAACATTAACAGCAGCTGCCGCCCGGGCCCGGGCGCCTGGCTGCGGGTTGTCCTCGAGAAGCCCTTCGGCCATGACCACCTCTCAGCCCAGCAGCTGGCCACGGAACTCGGGGGCTTTTTCCGAGAGGAGGAGATGTACCGGGTGGACCATTACCTGGGCAAGCAG GCCGTGGCTCAGATCCTGCCTTTCCGAGACCAGAACCGCAAGGCCTTGGACGGCCTCTGGAGCCGGCACCATGTGGAGCGGGTGGAGATCATCATGAAGGAGACTGTGGATGCCGAGG GCCGCACCAGCTTCTACGAGGAGTACGGCGTCATTCGCGACGTGCTCCAGAACCACCTGACCGAGGTCCTCACCCTCGTGGCCATGGAGCTGCCCCACAACATCAGCAGCTCAGAGTCTGTGCTCCAGCACAAGCTCCGGGCCTTCCGGGCTCTGCGGGGCCTGCAGAAGGGCAGCGCCGTCCTGGGCCAGTACCAGGCATACAGCGAGCAGGTGCGCAGAGAGCAGCAGAAGCCGGACAGCTTCCACAGCCTGACGCCGACCTTCGCAG GCGTCCTCGTTCACATGGACAACCTTCGCTGGGAGGGCGTCCCTTTCATCCTGATGTCCGGCAAAGCCTTGGATGAGAGAGTGGGCTACGTTCGCATCTTGTTCAGGAACCAGGCTTACTGCGTCCAGAACGACGAGCACTGGGTCGCCGACCAGAGCCAGTGCCTCCCTCGGCAGATCGTCTTCTACATCGGACACGGTGAGCTGGGCAGCCCTGCTGTGCTGGTCAGTCGGAACCTGTTcgggccctccctgccccccgagAGCTGGAAGGAGCTGGGGGCCCGGCCGGGGCTCCGCCTCTTCGGCCGCCCGCTGTCCGATTTCTATGCCTACAGCCCCGTGAGGGAGCAGGACGCCTACTCCGTCCTCATATCTCGCATCTTCCACGGCCGAAAGGACTCCTTCGTCACCACGGAGAACCTGCTGGCCTCCTGGGGCTTCTGGACCCCCCTGCTGGACAGCCTGGCCCACGAGGTCCCGCGCCTCTACCCGGGAGGCGCTGAGAACGGGCACCTGTTGGACTTCGAGTTCGGCGGCGCCCGGCTGTGCTTCTCGCAGCAGCAGCCGGAGCGGCTGGTGCCGGGCCCCGGCCCCGCGCCGATGCCCAGCGGCTTCCAGGTTCTCAAGGCCAAGTACCGAGAGAGCCCGCTGATCTCGGCCTGGCCCGAGGAGCTGATCGCGAAGCTGGCCGACGACATCGAGGCCACGGCCGTGCGGGCCGTGCGGCGCTTTGGCGCGTTCCACCTGGCGCTGTCCGGCGGCTCGAGCCCCGTGCCCCTGTTCCAGCAGCTGGCCACCAGGCACTACGGCTTCCCCTGGGCCCACACGCACCTGTGGCTGGTGGACGAGCGCTGCGTCCCGCTCTGGGACCCCGAGTCCAACTTCCAGCACCTGCAGACCCACCTGCTCCAGCACATCAGGGTCCCCTACTACAACATTCACCCCATGCCCGTGCATCTGCGCCAGCGGCTGTGCGCCGAGGAGGACCAGGGCGCCCAGACGTACGCCAGCGAGATCTCGGCCCTGGTGGCCAACAGCAGCTTCGACCTGGTGCTGCTGGGCATGGGCGCGGACGGGCACACGGCCTCCCTCTTCCCGCAGTCGCCCAGCGGCCTGGACGGCGAGCAGCTGGTCGTGCTGACCGAGAGCCCCTCCAGGCCGTTCCAGCGCATGAGCCTCAGCCTGCCCCTCATCAACCGCGCCAGGAAGGTGGCGGTCCTGGTCATGGGCAGGGTGAAGCGTGAGATCACCATGCTGGTGAGCCGCGTGGGCCACGAGCCCAAGAAATGGCCCATTTCGGGCGTCCTGCCTAGTTCCGGCCAGCTGGTTTGGTACATGGACTATGAGGCGTTTCTGGGATGA